ATCCTGACATCAGCTACAGTGATAGAGGCCAATCACTTCATTGAAGGGATTAGTGTTATCACCCAATCGTTCAAGGGTATGCCACTGCCTCCCAATGTCATGTTTCTCACTATGAGCGAAGAGAGGAGAAAGGATCAGCGCCTGGAGCAGTTACTGGCGATTGCGGTCAAGGAGGAGCTGGGCATCATAGTTCTGCGACGGCATCCAAAGGAAGGGTTCCGCGATGAGAAGATAATAAACCTCTGGATGAGAGGAGGATCGCCCAACAGAAACCTTTCGATCCTGACCGCCCTTCAACTTGAGAGGAACTGGAACGGCACCCTGCGCCTGGTGCGAATGGTCGCGGAACCGTCCGAATTCGCTAAAGCGTCCAAAAGTCTGCAAGCAATCTCCAGGCGTGGCCGACTCCCACTGGACACGGAAAATGTCGTTGTGCCCGGACGTTTCCCCGAAAATTTTCAGAAGATCCCCATGGCTGACCTGAATATCTTCGGTATGCCGATGGATTTAGAGGTCGATACCTTGCATGAAATCGCCACCGCCGCAGATACGGCTTGTCTCTTTATAAAGGATTCAGGTCACGAGAGTGCGCTGGTTTGACAGACAGGTCAAAAGTGCCGCCGGTAGCGGAAGCGATCCATCCCCCGCGGCGGGCCGAGAACTTCCCTCAATACGATGATATCGCGCAGATTCTGAGGATCTCGGATGAACCGTCCAACGTTACGCCGGACACGGCGTGGTTCTGCCTGGGATCTTATCCTGTCCTCTCTTGCCTTCTGTAAGGAGTCTGTTTCGCCCTCCAATCGAAACCCAAAAGAATCTATGGCTGGAGCTTCTGAAGGCAACGGTTCCACGGCTTCAGGTTCTTCAGCTGGTACCATTTCTTCATACGACTCTATCTCATCCCTGAGCGTCATCTCCTTTTCAGCCTGAAGATCTTCAGCGGTAACTCCTTCACCCTCATCTTTTTCTATAAGATCGAGTAATCCCAGATCCTTCATCCACTTGGGGATCGATTCGGGCACCTTCTCTTTGCCACGGCGTATCGGCTCCGGTTGATCTTCAGCGGGCGGCCCCGGCAGACCACGGCGAGCCTTATTTCTCATCCATCGAGAAACGAGATAGAATATGAGCAGTATTATCCAGTAATTGATTTCCACTTGAGGCTATTTCTCCTCAGGATGCTCGGCGGATCCCGGTCTTCCCTTTTCACCGCTTCCTGCTATGGATTCTCTCATACCGGTATCGGCCTGGATGTTGCGCATAGTGTAATAGTCCATGATACCGAGATTGCCTTCGCGAAAAGCCTGCGCCATAGCTTTGGGTACTTCGGCTTCCGCCTCCACCACCTTAGCACGCATCTCGGCAACACGGGCAACCATCTCCTGTTCCTGCGCTACCGCCATGGCACGGCGTGTCTCGGCACGGGCCTGAGCTACCTGCAGGTCCGCCTCTGCCTGATCGGCTTGAAGGTGTGCACCTACATTCTTGCCCACGTCCACATCAGCTATGTCGATGCTAAGAATTTCGAACGCTGTTCCAGCATCAAGACCTTTGTCCAATACAAACTTGGAGATTGAGTCGGGATTTTCCAGCACATCTTTGTACGATTCGGAAGAACCGATGGCACTGACAATGCCCTCACCCACGCGGGCGATGATGGTCTCATCTGTGGCGCCTCCCACCAAGCCGGGAATATTCGTCCGCACAGTGACGCGCGCGCGCGCTTTTACCTCAATGCCGTCTCTGGCCACAGCCGCCAACGTCCCCGTGGCAGGAGCATCGATCACCTTAGGGTAAACCGAAGTCTCGACGGCCACCTTTATATCACGGCCCGCAAGATCGATGGCAGTAGAGGTAGCGAATTCAAGAGGAATCTTGGCCTTGTCCGCCGCTATGAGTGAAAATGCCACATTGGGAACGTTGCCGCCGGCAAGATAGTGAGTTTCCAGCATGCCAGTGGAAATATATTCCAGACCGGCCTTGTGCAGGTTGATGATTCCGTCTACAATCAGACGCGGCGAAATCTTTCGCAATCGCATCCGGATGAGATCGATGATGGTGATCCTGCCGATACCTAGAGAAACCACAGCCTGCAACCACAAACCGAGCGGCACGAAATAGAACAGCAGACCCAGAAATACAACGATAATACCTAACAGAATGAATGGTGTAAACATATTACCTCCTAATCGTGATTATTAACCTTACGAACGACGACACGGTTGCCGTCCACACTAAGAATCTTCACATTGTCACCATTGGCGACGAACTCACCTTCAGTAACAACAAACAGTTTTTGCTCTCCCACAGTGGCCCATCCTGACGGCCGCAGGTCCGATACTGCCTTTCCGGTTTCACCGACGATATTCTCTAATCCTATGGAGGTGCTGTAGCCCTCGGAACTTTTTTCACTGAAGGGTAGCGTAATCTTCTTCCAGAAATCGGTCCTTATGAGTGCCCTGCCCATAAGATAGAATGCCATAAGTCCCCCGATGATGGCAATCGTGAACCCCCATGAAGCACCCGAAATATCTGTGGGGGTAAAATGCTCCGGCAGCAGCATCATAAACAGACCGCCCATGACGGTAAGTCCGCCCAGAATCCCCACCACACCGAAGCCGGGGATGAGAAAGACTTCAACCAGGATCAGAACCACTCCCACACCGATGATGAGAAGTTCGGTCATGGTGGCCAGTTCTGTCAGCAGCGATGCGCCGAAGAACAGTGTAAGGCAGACGAGCCCCACCGTACCGGGGATGCCCCATCCGGGAGACTGAATCTCAAACAGGAGACCGAGGAAACCGAGAGTCATAAGTAGAGAGCTGACAGTGGGATCCGTCAGAAATCGCACCAGTTTTTCCGACCAGTTCACGCGCAGGTCCACCACCTCCGCATTCTGCA
The Candidatus Neomarinimicrobiota bacterium genome window above contains:
- the floA gene encoding flotillin-like protein FloA (flotillin-like protein involved in membrane lipid rafts), with product MFTPFILLGIIVVFLGLLFYFVPLGLWLQAVVSLGIGRITIIDLIRMRLRKISPRLIVDGIINLHKAGLEYISTGMLETHYLAGGNVPNVAFSLIAADKAKIPLEFATSTAIDLAGRDIKVAVETSVYPKVIDAPATGTLAAVARDGIEVKARARVTVRTNIPGLVGGATDETIIARVGEGIVSAIGSSESYKDVLENPDSISKFVLDKGLDAGTAFEILSIDIADVDVGKNVGAHLQADQAEADLQVAQARAETRRAMAVAQEQEMVARVAEMRAKVVEAEAEVPKAMAQAFREGNLGIMDYYTMRNIQADTGMRESIAGSGEKGRPGSAEHPEEK
- a CDS encoding nodulation protein NfeD, encoding MNIRLSLLVVLALNFLSGGDLVYRVPIQSTIDLGLPPFIERSIEEAERDGAEAIVFDIDTFGGRVDGATQIKDAILDSKVLTVAFINRRAISAGALISLSCEKIIMTEGGTIGAATAVDMSGKKGSEKVISYMREEMASTAESRGRNKEIARGMVDEELNFSHLIIDGDSVDISDLEGRKEGKLISLTTEQALKYRIADATAESFEEVLAFLGLQNAEVVDLRVNWSEKLVRFLTDPTVSSLLMTLGFLGLLFEIQSPGWGIPGTVGLVCLTLFFGASLLTELATMTELLIIGVGVVLILVEVFLIPGFGVVGILGGLTVMGGLFMMLLPEHFTPTDISGASWGFTIAIIGGLMAFYLMGRALIRTDFWKKITLPFSEKSSEGYSTSIGLENIVGETGKAVSDLRPSGWATVGEQKLFVVTEGEFVANGDNVKILSVDGNRVVVRKVNNHD